The Deltaproteobacteria bacterium genome includes a region encoding these proteins:
- a CDS encoding PilT/PilU family type 4a pilus ATPase: protein MPDKRMKIGEILVAAGVIQEEQLQQALTVQSQLGGTLGENLIRLGFLNEEALLNALSEQMGMQHINLEKVEIPPAMQRLVQLETVRLRRILPIGFEGKKLVVGMVDPTDLSALSDIEFQSGHSTKAVILSAIHFERALQFFQAYGYGTTALNIKDEKASKKVARVEKNLDSLLEALVSWKGQDLHLSAGAIPSIRVDNEIRRLGLPAFKPAEIEQMIVGILTPEQKKIFLQNRELDFAYSLHGLARFRCNVYRQRNSIAFTARHVVENIPSAAELGLPDFLRDFALKTQGLILIVGPNGHGKSTTLANMVETINRERKANVITIEDPIEFTHRHKNSNINQREVGTDTLSFADGLRHIFRQNPDVIVIGELRDYESVSIALTAAETGHLVMGTLHANSATAAIDRIIDIFPGNQQHQVRAQLAECFLLVFSQRLLRRAAGSGRVLAWERMSTSSRIRNAIREGKVTQLRAVMQSAVEEFVNIDWNLADLVSSGKVKYEEACKFAENIGYLNELLKVRGVFK, encoded by the coding sequence ATGCCTGACAAACGGATGAAGATCGGCGAGATTCTCGTAGCGGCGGGAGTAATTCAGGAAGAACAGCTTCAGCAGGCGCTGACCGTCCAGAGCCAGCTCGGCGGGACCCTCGGAGAGAACCTCATCCGCCTGGGATTCCTGAACGAAGAAGCCCTTCTGAACGCGCTTTCGGAACAGATGGGAATGCAGCACATCAACCTGGAAAAGGTGGAAATCCCGCCCGCCATGCAGCGCCTGGTCCAGCTGGAAACCGTCCGGCTGCGCCGGATCCTGCCCATCGGTTTCGAGGGGAAGAAGCTGGTCGTCGGGATGGTCGACCCCACGGACCTTTCCGCGCTCTCGGACATCGAGTTCCAATCCGGCCACAGTACAAAGGCCGTCATCCTCTCCGCGATCCATTTCGAGCGGGCGCTCCAGTTCTTCCAGGCGTACGGCTACGGCACGACGGCGTTGAATATCAAGGACGAGAAGGCGTCGAAAAAGGTCGCCAGGGTCGAAAAGAATCTGGACAGCCTCCTTGAAGCGCTGGTGTCCTGGAAGGGGCAGGACCTGCACCTCTCCGCGGGCGCGATTCCCTCCATCCGCGTCGACAACGAAATCCGGCGCCTGGGATTGCCCGCCTTTAAGCCGGCCGAGATCGAGCAGATGATCGTCGGCATCCTGACGCCGGAGCAGAAGAAGATCTTTCTGCAAAACAGGGAGCTCGATTTCGCCTATTCGCTCCACGGACTGGCGCGGTTCCGCTGCAACGTATACCGTCAGCGCAATTCCATAGCGTTCACGGCGCGGCACGTGGTGGAAAACATACCGAGCGCAGCCGAGCTCGGGCTTCCCGATTTCCTGAGGGACTTCGCGCTCAAGACCCAGGGGTTGATCCTGATAGTCGGCCCGAACGGTCACGGCAAGTCCACCACGCTCGCCAACATGGTGGAGACGATCAACAGGGAGAGGAAGGCAAACGTCATCACCATCGAGGACCCGATCGAGTTCACTCATCGGCACAAGAACTCCAACATCAACCAGCGCGAGGTCGGGACCGACACGCTCTCCTTCGCCGACGGGCTGCGGCACATCTTCCGGCAGAATCCCGACGTGATCGTTATCGGGGAGCTGCGCGACTACGAGAGCGTTTCCATCGCGCTCACTGCTGCGGAAACGGGCCACCTCGTCATGGGGACGCTCCACGCGAACAGCGCTACGGCCGCGATCGACCGCATCATCGACATTTTCCCGGGGAACCAGCAGCACCAGGTCCGGGCCCAGCTCGCGGAGTGCTTTCTTCTTGTCTTCTCGCAGCGCCTTCTCCGGCGGGCTGCGGGATCCGGCCGGGTCCTGGCATGGGAAAGGATGAGCACGTCAAGCCGCATCCGGAACGCGATCCGCGAGGGGAAGGTTACCCAGCTTCGCGCGGTGATGCAGTCCGCCGTCGAGGAGTTCGTCAACATCGACTGGAACCTTGCGGACCTGGTTTCCTCCGGCAAGGTGAAATACGAGGAGGCTTGCAAGTTCGCCGAAAACATCGGGTACCTTAACGAGCTGCTGAAGGTCCGAGGGGTGTTCAAGTAG
- a CDS encoding TIGR02757 family protein, whose translation MVQPRSDRRRKDSAGTRAGPEKSGRVGNRGVPAEQGDSVGSSAALKKALSAAVAERGREFLPSDPLEFAHRFRSFKDREAAAFIAASFAFGNVTQIRSFLSRFFDALGPSPHKAIAGPLPLPERRIAGLYHRFISEGGVRRFLGCMRKAYLAHGNLESMFRKGMDGPCTDMREALARFLDGFRAAWGGALPRQRNFLFPDPRRGSACKRHNLFLRWMVRGGDGIDLGIWTALSTRDLVVPLDTHMIRMGRLLGLTRRVTPGWRMAEEITAAFRAVCPEDPVKFDFALTRIGILKECSPGRVEACAICAIKGVCARARLSGIGN comes from the coding sequence CGAAGTGATCGTCGACGAAAAGACAGTGCGGGAACTCGTGCCGGTCCTGAAAAAAGCGGGCGCGTCGGGAATCGTGGAGTACCCGCTGAACAAGGTGATTCCGTAGGCTCCTCGGCCGCACTGAAGAAGGCCCTGTCGGCCGCCGTCGCGGAGCGTGGGAGGGAGTTCCTGCCCTCTGACCCCCTGGAATTCGCGCACCGGTTCCGCTCCTTCAAGGACCGTGAGGCTGCCGCCTTCATCGCCGCGTCTTTCGCCTTCGGCAACGTCACCCAGATTCGTTCATTCCTGTCACGCTTCTTCGATGCGTTGGGCCCATCGCCGCACAAGGCGATTGCAGGACCGCTCCCTCTCCCGGAACGGCGGATCGCCGGGCTGTACCACCGTTTCATTTCGGAAGGCGGGGTCCGCCGTTTCCTCGGATGCATGCGAAAGGCATATCTAGCCCACGGAAACCTCGAGTCGATGTTCCGCAAAGGCATGGACGGTCCGTGCACGGATATGCGGGAAGCTCTCGCACGTTTTCTCGACGGCTTTCGCGCGGCCTGGGGCGGAGCCCTGCCGCGCCAAAGGAACTTCCTCTTTCCCGATCCGCGAAGGGGATCGGCCTGCAAGCGCCACAACCTTTTCCTGCGGTGGATGGTGCGCGGCGGCGACGGGATCGACCTGGGGATCTGGACCGCTCTTTCCACGCGGGACCTTGTCGTTCCCCTCGACACGCACATGATCCGGATGGGGCGGCTGCTGGGTCTGACGCGCCGCGTCACGCCCGGCTGGAGGATGGCGGAGGAGATCACCGCCGCATTCCGCGCCGTCTGCCCGGAAGACCCGGTGAAGTTCGACTTCGCACTGACCCGGATCGGAATATTGAAGGAGTGCTCTCCGGGAAGGGTGGAGGCATGCGCGATTTGCGCGATAAAGGGAGTCTGCGCGCGGGCGCGGCTCTCCGGCATCGGAAATTGA